A window from Dehalobacter sp. DCA encodes these proteins:
- a CDS encoding RrF2 family transcriptional regulator: MKISTKGRYGLRAILDVALNEHAGPVTIHSISERQDLSERYLEQLLITLKQNGLIKSIRGFQGGYILSREPESITVGDTIRALEGPISPVDCVNDSNPGSCSRAELCVTKLVWDDLKNAMVKVLDSYTLADLMAEYEKMNNSFDHYCI; the protein is encoded by the coding sequence TTGAAAATATCAACAAAAGGAAGATATGGTCTTCGAGCGATTCTGGATGTAGCCCTGAATGAGCACGCTGGTCCGGTAACCATTCATAGTATTTCTGAACGTCAGGATTTATCTGAACGCTATTTGGAACAACTGCTCATTACATTGAAACAGAATGGACTGATTAAGAGTATCCGTGGATTCCAAGGAGGATATATTTTAAGCAGAGAGCCCGAAAGTATTACGGTCGGTGACACGATTAGGGCTTTGGAAGGACCGATTTCTCCCGTCGATTGTGTCAATGACAGTAATCCTGGTTCTTGTTCCAGAGCAGAATTGTGTGTGACTAAACTCGTTTGGGACGATTTGAAAAATGCTATGGTTAAGGTGCTGGATTCGTATACATTGGCAGACCTGATGGCTGAATATGAGAAAATGAACAATTCCTTTGATCATTATTGCATTTGA
- a CDS encoding serine O-acetyltransferase: protein MRENRNTRMNQLVSRIVSSYQEQPNPYNQLSCQLPNRDVIIEIIHLLRQLLFPGYFGKQNLTESTLEYHVGNLLIEINEKLNQQITHALRHQHDNAASCDDIEISEKTGEICSHFLSKIPEIREYLALDVQAAFDGDPAADDKALVIFAYPGLLAVSIYRLAHELYLLSVPLIPRIMTEFAHNETGIDIHAGAKIGKYFFIDHGTGVVIGETTIVGDNVKIYQGVTLGALSTRGGQSLRSQKRHPTIEDNVTVYSGASIFGGETIIGKGSVIGSNVFITQSVPPGTRVIIKNPDLIFKGQETQKDKMELTNELDLDT, encoded by the coding sequence ATGAGGGAAAATCGTAACACACGAATGAATCAACTTGTTTCGCGTATTGTCTCCAGCTATCAGGAACAACCCAATCCCTACAACCAGTTGTCCTGTCAGCTTCCGAACAGGGATGTTATCATCGAGATTATTCATCTCTTGCGGCAGCTTTTATTCCCGGGGTATTTTGGCAAGCAAAACCTGACTGAAAGCACTTTGGAATATCATGTCGGAAACCTGCTGATCGAGATCAACGAAAAACTGAATCAACAGATAACCCATGCGCTCAGGCATCAACATGACAATGCGGCATCTTGCGATGATATAGAAATCAGTGAAAAGACAGGAGAAATATGCTCGCATTTCTTGAGCAAAATCCCGGAAATAAGGGAATATCTGGCCCTGGATGTACAGGCTGCTTTTGACGGAGACCCGGCTGCTGATGATAAAGCGCTTGTAATCTTTGCATATCCAGGTCTTTTGGCAGTCAGTATTTACCGGCTTGCGCACGAGCTTTACCTGCTCTCTGTTCCGTTGATCCCCAGGATAATGACTGAATTTGCTCATAACGAGACTGGAATTGATATTCACGCAGGTGCCAAGATCGGCAAATATTTCTTCATTGACCATGGTACGGGCGTCGTTATTGGCGAAACTACTATTGTTGGCGATAATGTTAAGATCTATCAGGGTGTAACGCTGGGAGCCCTATCCACCAGAGGCGGGCAAAGCCTTCGCAGCCAAAAGCGCCATCCGACAATTGAAGATAATGTGACTGTCTATTCCGGAGCCTCAATATTTGGCGGGGAAACGATCATCGGAAAAGGTTCAGTTATTGGCAGTAACGTGTTTATCACCCAATCTGTCCCGCCTGGAACCAGGGTAATCATCAAAAATCCGGATCTAATCTTTAAGGGGCAGGAAACGCAAAAAGATAAGATGGAACTGACAAACGAGCTGGACCTGGATACTTGA
- the larE gene encoding ATP-dependent sacrificial sulfur transferase LarE, with the protein MDYKDKLVLLKQELKNMDRVMIAFSGGVDSTFLVKVSEDVLGKNVIAVTAKSVAFPEREIREAVQFCRQEGISHLLIESEELDDPEFGKNPFNRCYLCKKQLFSKILGIAAEYDAKYIVEGSNADDLSDYRPGRQALEELGIQSPLLQAGLTKEEIRLLSKEYGLTTWDKPSFACLSSRIPYGEEINEKKLKMIDLAEQYLHDLGFRQVRVRHHGDIARIEVSPQENTKIVQSDLAQKIYKTFADIGFTYTTLDLKGYRSGSMNEKINTNG; encoded by the coding sequence ATGGATTACAAAGATAAACTTGTTCTGCTGAAACAAGAACTCAAGAATATGGATAGGGTAATGATTGCATTTTCCGGAGGGGTGGACAGTACTTTCTTAGTGAAAGTTTCCGAAGACGTTCTTGGTAAAAATGTGATCGCCGTAACGGCTAAATCTGTTGCTTTCCCGGAGAGAGAGATTCGGGAAGCTGTGCAATTTTGCCGGCAGGAAGGGATTAGTCATTTGCTTATTGAATCCGAAGAGCTGGATGATCCTGAATTCGGTAAAAATCCTTTTAATCGCTGTTATCTCTGTAAAAAACAATTGTTCAGTAAAATATTGGGGATCGCGGCTGAATACGACGCAAAATATATCGTGGAAGGATCCAATGCGGATGATTTAAGCGATTATCGTCCGGGAAGGCAGGCTTTAGAAGAGCTGGGTATACAGAGCCCGCTGCTCCAGGCGGGGCTGACGAAAGAAGAAATACGCCTTCTCTCCAAAGAATATGGCTTGACAACCTGGGATAAACCCTCATTTGCCTGTTTGTCTTCCAGAATCCCCTATGGTGAAGAGATCAACGAAAAGAAACTAAAGATGATTGATTTGGCAGAACAGTATTTGCACGATTTGGGATTCCGTCAAGTCAGAGTGCGCCACCATGGTGATATTGCCCGGATCGAGGTATCTCCGCAGGAGAATACAAAGATAGTCCAATCGGATTTAGCACAGAAGATCTATAAGACATTTGCTGATATTGGATTTACTTATACAACACTTGACCTGAAGGGTTACCGTAGCGGCAGCATGAATGAAAAGATTAACACAAACGGCTGA
- a CDS encoding MarR family winged helix-turn-helix transcriptional regulator has protein sequence MKNNRQLLCLLAEMTKASRCCQQDAILGGGVTFTQFYILDLVGSYGTMQLSDLHPLLGVEKSTSTRLIEPLVQQELIVKQRSEIDCRAINLVLTGKGQKTKDDLWKRVDLFLRKLSAEIPEEKQEEVYENAWIFLKAVKRVLNQDCFEMNMMP, from the coding sequence ATGAAAAACAACCGTCAATTGCTTTGTCTGCTTGCTGAAATGACTAAAGCGTCCAGATGCTGCCAGCAGGATGCGATCCTTGGCGGGGGTGTCACGTTTACCCAGTTTTATATTCTGGACCTCGTAGGAAGCTATGGTACAATGCAGCTTTCGGATTTACACCCATTACTTGGCGTCGAAAAAAGTACCTCGACGAGACTGATTGAACCCCTTGTCCAGCAGGAGTTGATTGTCAAGCAAAGGTCTGAAATTGACTGCAGGGCCATAAATCTGGTCCTGACAGGCAAAGGTCAGAAAACGAAGGACGATTTATGGAAACGCGTAGATCTTTTTTTAAGAAAACTATCGGCGGAAATCCCGGAAGAAAAACAAGAAGAAGTTTACGAGAACGCATGGATATTTCTCAAAGCGGTGAAAAGAGTTCTTAATCAAGATTGCTTTGAGATGAATATGATGCCTTAG